Proteins from one Danaus plexippus chromosome 18 unlocalized genomic scaffold, MEX_DaPlex mxdp_20, whole genome shotgun sequence genomic window:
- the LOC133320371 gene encoding uncharacterized protein LOC133320371: MAERFSDSQMLKLVKIYRDYDCLWNVTSALYKNHDARQSAYKQIAEKLNISGISDKDIPKKIKNLRSSYYQELKRIEKSTRSGSDRDSVYKPKVSWFSIADGFLRAFKNKEKTFSNIDENSEIATDTVDFENNNTVLEENDREENSNAADEIIENRVQELTETSSSTFTVKSKLATKKRGKSNKRQDEVHEAIDKINKIAENVTKNTTSLLQNKEDEFDIFGRYIASTLRTLPREFSIIAKTDIQKALSEIQLKALRQQTKSSFLSYGTSTSNIYDPENQGYLSSSSVSNLSNYEDDVNNISFTNI; this comes from the exons ATGGCTGAACGGTTTTCGGATTCACAAATGCTAAAACTCGTAAAGATCTATCGAGACTACGATTGTTTGTGGAACGTAACGAGtgctttgtataaaaatcatgACGCAAGACAAAGTGCGTACAAACAAATTGCGGAAAAGTTAAACATTAGTGGCATCTCAGACAAagatataccaaaaaaaattaaaaatttaaggtcATCGTACTATcaagaattaaaaagaattgaaaAGAGCACTCGATCCGGAAGCGACCGAGATTCTGTTTATAAACCGAAGGTGTCATGGTTTTCAATTGCCGATGGATTTTTAAgagcatttaaaaataaagagaagacattttcaaat atcGATGAAAATTCGGAAATAGCTACTGATACTGTTGACttcgaaaataataatacggtATTAGAAGAGAATGATAGAGAAGAAAACTCAAATGCTGCGgatgaaattattgaaaatcgaGTTCAAGAACTAACCGAAACGTCTTCATCTACATTCACTGTGAAATCAAAACTAGCAACGAAGAAAAGGGgcaaatcaaataaaagacAGGACGAGGTACATGAAGccattgacaaaataaataaaattgccgagaatgttactaaaaatacaacatcgttactacaaaataaagaagatGAATTCGACATTTTTGGGAGATATATAGCCTCGACTTTACGTACATTGCCACGCGAGTTTTCAATTATTGCAAAAACAGATATTCAAAAGGCTTTATcggaaattcaattaaaagcaTTGAGACAGCAAACCAAATCTTCGTTTTTGTCCTATGGTACCTCGACGTCTAATATCTATGATCCAGAAAATCAAGGATATTTAAGTTCCTCATCTGTGTCTAATTTATCTAACTATGAAGACGATGTCAACAACATCAGTTTCACAAACATATGa